In the Artemia franciscana unplaced genomic scaffold, ASM3288406v1 PGA_scaffold_37, whole genome shotgun sequence genome, one interval contains:
- the LOC136041762 gene encoding uncharacterized protein LOC136041762 → MAEETAEESAQRVNAKKLAAKERKTAQLDENPPGQRESKPEISSRITFKVPSASAIADIVKEVIEDLKRDITESIDEVKECVDDLEKNMAKKCTILEVKQHVEAAMLQETSKIKQAIDSHLEDEVHRLFRQERDRDSRKFNLVAYGVPLLLGLNSDKAFIEKYLTDQDHNRRGIRTLVTEEGEEITDVNKLANPLNQQFVFVFTTEPDGPLPSSPEYIVLSPMESINLLHTEVLRRLQKLDTNKSPGPDNLHPRLLKETTAIIAEPLRRNFQTSLTSRELPADWKIASITLVFKKGNRSNTENYRPISLTSVVVKILERIVNDSILKHLTTNKILSPKQHGFQSGKSIETNFLESYEKTTDLIDQGNPVDLLLQEFAKAFDKVPHSRLHSKYPLSASIRLL, encoded by the exons atggcagaagaaacagccgaggaatctgctcaaagggtaaATGCCAAAaagcttgcggctaaagaacgcaaaaccgcgcagttagatgagaatccacctggacagcgagagtcaaaac CTGAAATCTCGAGCCGTATAACATTCAAGGTCCCAAGTGCTTCGGCTATCGCGGACATAGTTAAAGAAGTGATAGAGGATCTTAAACGTGATATCACCGAAAGCATAGATGAAGTCAAAGAGTGTGTCGATGACCTTGAGAAAAACATGGCGAAAAAATGTACTATCCTAGAAGTTAAACAGCATGTCGAAGCAGCAATGCTGCAGGAAACATCCAAGATCAAACAGGCCATTGATTCCCACCTCGAAGACGAAGTCCACAGGCTGTTTAGACAGGAAAGAGACAGAGATAGCAGGAAATTTAACCTAGTTGCTTATGGCGTACCGCTGCTGCTAGGACTAAACAGTGACAAGGCGTTCATTGAGAAATATCTTACAGA CCAAGACCATAATAGACGAGGCATCAGGACACTAGTAACTGAAGAAGGTGAAGAAATAACTGATGTCAACAAGCTTGCAAACCCACTAAATCAGCAATTCGTTTTTGTTTTCACCACTGAACCCGATGGTCCTTTACCCTCTTCACCTGAATACATTGTATTATCACCAATGGAAAGCATCAATCTATTGCATACAGAGGTTCTCAGACGCTTACAGAAATTAGATACTAATAAATCGCCAGGACCAGATAACCTACATCCCAGGCTATTAAAAGAAACTACAGCTATCATAGCAGAACCACTTAGGAGAAATTTCCAGACATCACTTACCTCAAGAGAGCTGCCAGCAGACTGGAAAATAGCCAGCATTACACTGGTTTTCAAGAAAGGTAATCGTTCCAATACTGAAAACTATCGGCCAATTAGCCTGACCTCAGTCGTGGTCAAAATACTTGAGCGCATAGTCAATGATTCAATCCTTAAGCATTTGACAACCAACAAGATCTTGTCCCCCAAGCAGCATGGCTTCCAATCAGGGAAATCAATTGAAACAAACTTCTTGGAATCATACGAGAAAACCACAGACCTAATTGACCAAGGAAATCCAGTTGACCTGCTCCTGCAGGAGTTTGCTAAGGCCTTTGACAAGGTTCCTCACAGTCGACTGCACTCCAAATATCCGCTATCGGCATCAATCAGGCTGTTGTAG